In a genomic window of Littorina saxatilis isolate snail1 linkage group LG6, US_GU_Lsax_2.0, whole genome shotgun sequence:
- the LOC138969109 gene encoding iduronate 2-sulfatase-like: MAVVLFLLYAVSATLSHVVLAATRPNVLFLVVDDLRPKLGCYGETNMVTPNIDQLAAKSVRFERAYVQQAVCSPSRTSFLTGRRPDTTRIFDLVHYFRKVAGNYTTLPQHFKNNGYVTQSVGKIFHPGSASGGTDDYPYSWTYPAYHAPTVKYTGKKICPGPDGKLTHSAVCPVDLKTVPGGSLPDIQNTDFTIDFLKNRSMDHKPFFVGMGYHRPHLPFAYPKEYLDLYPMSNIRLPPNPYYPPWLPEVAWVPYGELKSYDDVNAMNISTFGIVSPEYTLKLRQSYSAAASYTDAQVGRVLQALDQYGLADNTIITFHGDHGWQLGDHGEWCKHTNFDIATRIPMLVHVPGVTANKVRRGKMYPFHDALGEQFQSKPNSQQSELVSDSLVEAVDLYATISELAGVDIPSTCPDNSLDVAFCTEGASLVPIIKNLTSSTGSLTSWKPAVFSQYPRAKVVPTNEAPDTPIMGYTMRTDGHRYTEWIAYNHTTFTADWSKVYARELYIYSNDPDEDVNVAEVPAFQDLATSLSQQLRAGWRKALPTLTK; the protein is encoded by the exons ATGGCAGTCGTTCTTTTTCTGCTGTATGCTGTTTCTGCAACACTCAGCCATGTTGTTTTGG CCGCAACCCGACCCAACGTGTTGTTCCTGGTGGTGGACGACCTGAGGCCCAAGCTGGGATGTTATGGAGAAACCAACATGGTCACCCCCAACATTGACCAGCTCGCCGCCAAGAGTGTCCGCTTTGAACGGGCATATGTTCAG CAAGCGGTGTGTTCGCCAAGCAGAACATCCTTCCTGACAGGGCGACGTCCCGACACAACACGTATCTTTGACCTGGTCCACTACTTCAGAAAGGTGGCTGGCAACTACACCACCCTGCCTCAACACTTCAAGAACAACGGATACGTCACTCAGTCCGTGGGCAAGATATTCCATCCAG GGTCAGCATCAGGCGGTACAGATGACTACCCGTATAGCTGGACCTACCCGGCCTATCACGCTCCGACTGTAAAATATACTGGCAAAAAG ATATGCCCTGGACCGGACGGCAAGCTGACCCACAGCGCTGTGTGTCCGGTAGACCTGAAGACAGTACCTGGCGGTTCTCTGCCGGACATCCAGAACACGGACTTCACCATCGACTTCCTAAAGAACAGGTCCATGGACCACAAGCCTTTCTTCGTCGGCATGGGATACCACAGGCCTCACCTGCCATTTGCTTATCCCAAGGAATACCTAG atttGTACCCCATGTCCAACATTCGTCTTCCACCCAACCCTTACTATCCACCCTGGCTACCCGAGGTGGCGTGGGTTCCGTATGGAGAACTGAAATCTTACGATGACGTTAATGCCATGAACATCAGCACCTTTGGCATTGTTTCGCCGGAATATACG CTAAAACTACGGCAGAGTTACTCGGCAGCAGCGAGTTACACGGACGCTCAGGTGGGACGAGTTCTTCAGGCTTTGGATCAGTATGGTCTGGCTGACAACACCATCATCACCTTTCATGGCGATCACG GTTGGCAGCTAGGCGATCATGGCGAGTGGTGCAAGCACACCAACTTCGACATCGCTACAAGGATTCCTATGTTAGTTCATGTCCCCGGTGTCACGGCAAACAAGGTCCGCCGTGGAAAAATGTACCCCTTCCACGACGCTCTGGGCGAACAGTTTCAATCCAAACCGAACTCTCAACAGTCAGAACTAGTGAGCGACTCGTTGGTGGAGGCTGTGGATCTGTACGCCACCATCTCAGAACTTGCTGGGGTAGACATTCCCTCAACCTGTCCTGACAATTCTTTAGACGTCGCTTTCTGCACAGAGGGAGCCAGCCTCGTGCCAATCATCAAGAACCTGACGTCATCCACGGGAAGTCTGACGTCATGGAAACCAGCCGTCTTCAGTCAGTACCCGAGGGCGAAAGTAGTGCCAACGAATGAAGCACCGGACACACCTATCATGGGCTACACGATGCGCACAGACGGACATCGCTACACGGAGTGGATCGCCTACAACCACACGACCTTCACTGCTGACTGGAGCAAGGTGTACGCCCGGGAGCTGTACATCTACAGCAATGATCCCGACGAGGACGTCAACGTGGCGGAGGTCCCTGCGTTCCAGGACCTGGCCACCTCTCTGTCTCAGCAACTCAGGGCTGGCTGGAGAAAGGCGCTCCCCACACTAACAAAGTGA